In one uncultured Devosia sp. genomic region, the following are encoded:
- a CDS encoding anti-phage dCTP deaminase — protein MAEPTPVTRLRPTSNSRRDSKAVLADSRSRELFFGVVGPVGAGGSQAVKALARVCEAKDYQVEIVKASDLIRAWAEAQSLDVPPVEPKTLEGVTRFQDLGDSMRELDVAEVAKAAMREIAKRRALRTGQEYRPGETVVPDDKARVYLIDSIRHPAEIHLLRRTYGNAFGLIGVVCEETERTKRILAKYFRGPEQNRLETKAAVARFITRDSDDPDKKHGQHVTEAFYEADFFIDNTANDPEGQAQLLDTALERFVNIVAHHRVERPTIEETAMHHAHSARVRSACLSRQVGAALVDAGGTVVATGTNEVPAAGGGVYGERFAVNAKAFEDHRCAFRADQFCSSNREQNAIIADLIEQIPELKAVVDKGKLANSIRKTRLGGLIEFSRAVHAEMDALLSAGRDGVSTIGTRLFVTTYPCHYCARHIVSAGVYEVQYIEPYPKSLATKLHSDAIEVNPAMWNTPVIGSDTPGERQAAGSSQRRGEGELEKTKSHSNKVLFRPFVGIAPRMYVRAFEKTWQLKNKTSGIFEMNPPEWGSEWSTLTVAYPELEAILAK, from the coding sequence ATGGCCGAGCCGACTCCAGTGACCCGACTGCGCCCGACCTCGAACAGCCGGCGCGACAGCAAGGCGGTGCTTGCGGATTCCCGCTCGCGAGAACTGTTCTTCGGAGTCGTCGGTCCGGTCGGCGCAGGCGGGTCTCAAGCCGTCAAGGCGCTTGCCCGTGTCTGCGAGGCAAAGGATTACCAAGTCGAGATCGTCAAGGCTAGCGACCTCATCAGAGCTTGGGCGGAAGCGCAAAGCTTGGACGTTCCTCCCGTCGAACCGAAAACGCTGGAAGGGGTTACCCGCTTCCAAGACCTCGGCGACTCGATGCGTGAGTTGGACGTCGCCGAGGTCGCGAAGGCCGCCATGCGCGAAATCGCCAAACGCAGAGCCTTGAGGACCGGACAGGAGTACCGGCCCGGAGAGACGGTCGTCCCGGATGACAAAGCCCGTGTTTACCTCATCGACTCCATCAGGCACCCGGCCGAGATCCACCTTCTACGACGTACTTACGGCAACGCGTTCGGGCTTATCGGTGTGGTCTGTGAGGAAACCGAGCGCACCAAGCGCATTCTGGCCAAATACTTCCGCGGGCCGGAACAGAACAGGCTGGAAACCAAGGCAGCGGTGGCGCGCTTCATAACCCGGGATTCGGACGATCCGGACAAAAAACACGGCCAGCACGTTACCGAGGCGTTCTACGAGGCCGATTTCTTTATCGACAACACGGCAAACGATCCGGAAGGCCAAGCGCAGTTGCTCGACACGGCACTCGAGAGGTTCGTTAACATCGTCGCCCACCATCGCGTCGAGCGTCCGACGATCGAAGAGACTGCGATGCACCATGCCCACTCGGCCAGAGTGCGTAGCGCTTGTCTTTCGCGTCAGGTCGGAGCGGCCTTGGTGGACGCAGGCGGCACGGTCGTCGCCACTGGCACCAACGAAGTGCCTGCTGCCGGAGGCGGTGTGTACGGAGAACGGTTCGCCGTCAACGCCAAGGCGTTCGAGGATCATCGGTGCGCTTTTCGGGCCGACCAGTTCTGCAGCAGCAACCGCGAACAGAACGCCATCATCGCGGATCTCATAGAGCAAATCCCCGAACTCAAGGCTGTGGTGGACAAGGGCAAGCTTGCCAATAGCATACGCAAGACCCGCCTCGGCGGCTTGATTGAGTTCAGTCGCGCGGTGCACGCCGAAATGGACGCGTTGCTGTCGGCAGGTCGCGATGGCGTGTCAACTATCGGTACGCGCCTGTTCGTGACCACGTACCCGTGCCACTATTGCGCCCGTCATATCGTGAGCGCCGGGGTGTACGAGGTTCAATACATAGAGCCATACCCGAAGAGCCTCGCGACGAAACTTCATAGCGACGCGATCGAGGTAAATCCGGCAATGTGGAATACGCCGGTGATCGGGTCGGACACACCCGGGGAAAGGCAGGCCGCGGGATCGTCGCAACGACGAGGCGAAGGCGAACTCGAAAAAACCAAATCGCATTCCAACAAGGTTCTATTCCGCCCGTTCGTGGGAATAGCGCCGAGAATGTACGTACGCGCATTCGAGAAGACGTGGCAGCTGAAGAATAAGACAAGCGGTATTTTCGAAATGAACCCGCCGGAGTGGGGTAGCGAATGGTCCACGTTAACGGTAGCATATCCGGAACTGGAAGCGATTTTAGCGAAATGA